The Tubulanus polymorphus chromosome 4, tnTubPoly1.2, whole genome shotgun sequence genomic interval CAATTTCAGTAGCTTGTAATTTCACTACCAATAGGCGAATTGAACGGATTAAGCAAAAATTATTTCgtaattggtttttctttatgGTGTGCAtagtttttgagaaattaaccaaaaaatgtcaaaaagtcgatttatttgagcacgtttttttatgcagcatctttaactgtccaaaattacacatgtgaaaattcaatgctatttgcGTCGGAAGAACCTTATATCGCCAAGATTCAACGCTTTGTTCGGTAGTTATGGGCTTTCAAAGACAAAACCCCTCGAAATCTTGGTTAAATTTGTGTTGACCCGGTTTTGACTTCCATCATGACGTCGAAGGAGGTGGATCAGCTGGTGTGCattatttcacaaacaaaatAGTGGCAACATTGAATAggttgatattcatcatttctagcgcgaatactgatactcaaggtgtatgatataatgatttaatgtgtgcgatgtgttcaatgattcatctagTTTTGATATCCCGTGCGTAAGGTAACGTTGCATCAAGATATCTGACAAAAATTTGGTTTCAAAATGCGGAAATTTACTTCCATGTTCGCCACACGGCTGATTTACTGATAGCATGAAATTTTTAGAGATGAGTCTGATATATACACGACTGGAATACTTGATTTATCACCATTAATTGAAGCATTAGCGATCCGTTTTGTAGCCTGATTATTAGTATTAGTTTGTTAACTGCGGCACAGTGATGAACGTTTGCGTTGAAAACAGTCGTGTACAGTCTTTAGGCAAAATCGCATTCTACTCTCGTGTTCACTGCGTGTATGTATCAATTATAGAGTATGCGCGCCTCACACACACCTGCCAACCGTTACGTTTTTGCCATATTCCGTTCCGGTGCTACCCGCAGTAATACGGCGTTACTGGCACAGGCAATGGAATACGCTTTTTTCCGATATCGTTCCGATGTTACGCGAATGAGCAAATAAATACGGCCTCAATAAAATCTCCTTATATTATGTCAATAAAGGTAATTTTGCAGTACATAATCGGTATTTTGATGGtttattaacatttattaCGGGGAAATTTGGTTTTTATTTGAGTAATTGTCACGAAGTTTCCATACAGCCGGGAACCAGTGTAGCGAATTTTCGGTTACAACGAGTAATACCGGGAACCAGTCTAGCGAATTTTCGGTTACAACGAGTAATTTTCATCGCTCAAATTGTCATGAATGTTGCAAATGGCGGACGAAGTTCACGACGTTTTGTCAAATCTGGAAAATTCGGAGGGTTCTCCGTCTTCTTCGGAGTCGGAATCTCAAACTGATACTGCGGTAACAGGCAGTAGAAAACGTATGATTAAGAAATATCGGAAACAGAAGTATAAAAAATCGTACAGCGCACAATATCCATGTTTCATAGCATCGAAATTAAGTAAATATCATGCAAGATGTACGATATGTCAAATCgttattttgttttctagttGAGTTAACTGGTAATTATAATCTTTAATTGATGGTAGATTAAGTTTACCTGTGATAGTGCGAGTAGGTGATGGGGTGTGTCTGATGTCTcaaaattgtttatattttatgGAAACTGCAGTTTcaagtttaatttcataataaatgcattttttaaaattaatttctttagtagttttaatattctatattctgaTTTTAATCCGAAAATTCGTTACTGGccatattgaaaatgttactGGCAAAGGTCACATCAAGTCTAGTGGGTCACTggcaaaatctaaaaaatactggcaaatttgaaaaatgttactctcttgaaaaattcaatgttGGCAGGTCTGCTCACAACGATTTGTCTGAGTGAAGGTGTAAGCTACTTAAAGCAATCCGatcgtgaaattattaaaaaccaTGTCAGTCGATAAACTTAGTTTGTCAGTAACCAGCACTGGCCTCAAATTTAAAGAACTAGGTAGCTTCTGTCCTGATTGGTGCgtgtatgataatgaaaaacctcTGATGAAACCCAGGCTCTCACCAAGTTTGTACTGTACCTTAACGGATCACTCGtggttttagttgttttacgTCATTCAAGGGATGTATTAATATTATGAACATTTGTTCAGACAAAAGgcccataatcaattttttgaatatttcattcttGTAAAGTCATTTATCATAAAAGTTCACACTGACCAAAATTGAGtccttttcatatatttttggtttaccttgaaatgaaacagtacattgaatatatgCAGGTTTTTACGTTACCAGCTTAAATGTAGTCACTAAGAATGagtggcagcttattggaacactgccagtatCCTGAAACCTTAAACGTTTTCACacttcaaacatacgtagctcatacATCGGCAGTTGGTTGGCcgtttttataaaaaatagaatctatttcaatgaatccgagaaaaatgttttcactctgcacctttgaagtcgggtcggtcggtTTACGGCAAtcagaccattattttgggatggccttataaataatcatttaaccttttatagcagaagatgagcacTGTGTTtcctgtttgatagaatttgtaataaattgtaatttcttgtgacctgaaaatactaagcagcaaagtAATGCCCTTGCTCAAAACAACCTCTAGCCTTTTCAAgttaaaccacactttgcccatgggcaatttattttcttgtttaattttcaatgaaatgaatttttgcgtACCAGTAGGCTATGTGACATATTTTACTTCCTCACACCAATTTGGCGAGCCACTGgaccattggtcctttatttaaattcaaatcaatgagACGATCAAATTTGATCAAGTAAATTTGTTCCTGCCTCTTCCTATTTGTGTTACTTAAGAAAAAAGTGATTGAACTAAGTAAATTACATGGAAGCAGAAAGTGTACTTCGACACATTGAACCATTCACGATAAGCGAATATTataggctggccatagtgcgcGCTTGGGCCTATTTCATAagttgattatttttattgGTGACCACGTATATTTTtatccacaatcaattgcaaaattgtagctcatgacatgctCTATGATTGGTGAATTTTAAAGGATATCCATGAAAGCTCTGCATCTACTTACTTATGGATAACGTATGAAAAGTGAAAACAATGACCCAAACTTAACTGCATTTCaccttttcaaaaaagaaaaatttttctgttcaaaaaattataccataagaatattaatttttgttattttcagaacAGAGAAACCGCGAGAAAATGCCAATTCTTGCTCGTGATCATTTGGCAGTTAAGCTGAGACAGAATTGGCTTGCCAGAACTCCTGCTGAAAGTAATAGCATAGCTGGAAACCTTGATGATAGCTTGACAAGCCTCAACTGGCTTCATAATCTAAACATTATGAAGATCGCAGTTCCTACTCCCCCCTCCAGTCCAATACCAAAAATCGAAGGTGCGCAGGATTACAATGTGAAAGTGAACCCTAACTCAATATTGAATATTGGAGTTCCTCTGTCTCAGGACACTGCTCCCTGTATGCCAATGTATGATAAGATAGATTACAAAACTAATCCCTATGTTAAGCCACCATATTCCTATGCTACTTTAATCTGTATGGCAATGAAGGAAAcaaataagatgaaaatcaCCTTGTCTGATATATATCACTGGATTACAGAGAACTACATGTACTATAGAATGGCTGATCCAAGCTGGCAGGTAAGATATTGACAATTACCATGATACAACGTCTATGCTACCATTTACCTAATAAATTTTTTCTGACAGGCAATATCTTAGGTGAGGTTTCCTCTTGAGGTGAGGTATTCGGACACAAACTGAAGGTGCATTCTTCTCAAAATAGCCGTTTTCTTGATTATGCGAAACAGAATCATAGGCTGTGATGAGGATTCCATCGCTGAGATTtcatctattaattattttaatGTACATTATCAATCCAACTGAAAAATTTGTAGTCTTGAAACCCTGTTGTTCCCACAGGGTTTTTGCTAGTAAAATTAGatgtcaatatgaaaatatataaggAAGTTTTgccaaaataatttattatcgGACTTCTCCAAAATGGTGTATTAATGTACCACTCGTGAAAGACTACAACGATAGGCCCCTTGTTTTGGGATTGGACCCATTAGTTTATATGAAGAATAATTAAGCTTACAAAACACCACAGAGCATGTGTCATCTCCTCGCATGGTCATTGAGGTGACCCAGTTTTTGTTGTCGCCACCAGAGGAAGTGGAGTGTTCACTATATGTACTTTGTCtatttatattggtacctatgcatattttgtaatcacaatcaattgcacaTTAGTAGCTAATGACATTTTTAGTTTCGCTGTGACGGAAGGTTTAGTGGGTGGCCTACTTAGGCCTACGTGACTGACCTTGCTTGAGCGTTCGTTGCTGGCGCACCGCTTCaaatgttataactgattgctaatgacatacaacaaataaacctttaaagaaAGGTACCTAGTGTCTTATATTCTACTGACTAATTCTGGATTGATTCACCGcatagttttttcatagtGAGCATCTTAGTAGCCCTATGTGAATCAATTTAAATGATTGATAGGCGCGGGTGCGGTTGTATCAGCTGTTGAAGACGTTCGATGTAAACAATAATATTAACCACATGCGTGATACAAACAGAGACATCAAACTGAGAAGCACTGAATTTCTGAATTACATGTGCTGGTTTTTCAAAAGTATAATCTTAATTGGCTTCTATTGCATAGACCTAAGCCAGGCCCTCTGgaactgaattgaatttgacacAGTAATTCGCCTggaatttgcaatgaatctttttgaaaataagctTGAAGATTGGTTGTGAGGAGATGTCCACCCCTATCGTAAAAGAAGGTCATTggtgatcaaatatggctgccattggGGTAGCCATCTTGAATATCTTGTTTGCACGATGCAGCCCTCAATTTTTGATGGATTTtcgcaaagttgtagctcatgacatgttgtatgattggggtgagtttcaaggtcattgggttttgcatatggtgaccagggggcgttgaatagtagattaACTGCATTTCCGTATCAAATTGGTAACTAggcattttttgttatcacaattaattacaaaattgtagctgttgacatgttctataattgtgctgagttttaaggtcattggttattgtatatggtcaccagggggcattgaatagtgaaattgttagattgttgagcatttgaaaccacttcacaggtgggcatggtgtccctggacccctagttagaTTCGTCCCCAGGGGAAGCTACAGAgccatttttacatttttcatctTGGGGGCGCCCCTAGGGTTGTAGCTTCTATTTGTTCACATTGCTACTAGTCctagttttaatcagatcaattccaagtttggaatgaatattttttggaCCCAACCTACGAAGTGCAAAGCCCTTTTATGGATTTGGTCTCAAGGGGGCACCTCCCTAGTATgcagcttctatttcttgaaatCACACAGCGGAGCCATATAAGCCGATAGGCTCCTtgtctatgattatggtgagtttcatgGTAATTTGTCTCTTTGTACTCATACAGAAGCATTGAACAGCCCAAAAACATGGTCgtattttcatatacattggTACCTTTGTTTATTCAGTAACCACAATGAATTGCACAAATGTGGCTCATGATGTGTTCTTTGATTTTgctgagtttcaaggtcattggttccTGCATTTATATGTTTACGGGGGTCGATGAATGCAGAATTACTGGGTTTCTATATGTTGTAACCACTATCACTTGCAAATAATAGTTGACTAGTTCCTGTGATTGTGGTCAGTTTCAAGATTTCATTGACTACTACATTTGTTCACCAGGAGGCGTTGAATATCAAAATGCCAATTTTTCAAGCTTTTCACtaagggagcatctcaaaatttcgagTTGCTTCAATTTGAAAGACTCGCGGAAGTGAGTGGGGTGTTGAAGACGCCCGTGGATTGATCATGACTGATCATTGCTATAGGATCCAATCCCGGTCTCAAGTAGTTGGCACAGTTTTGACAGAAGCTGGAAATAATCGCaattcagatataaatatttttatcttatttcattttgtttataaaGTCTATGGAACAGCCTAGATAAAACTTCCCATGTTGATGTGATTAAAAGCTGACTAATTATTTTGGTGCATCAAcaatgcaaaaaaaaaaccgcGCTGAATGCGCGTCTCTCGCTGCAAAAATTGTCTTCTGCTCAGACGCGTTTGTAGTTTTGATTGTGGTTTTGTGCATTTCATTGTGGGATGTATCTGGCCAACACAAATTGTTAAtgcaaaaataatttatatgtaGTTGCGACTTTTAACACCCGTGTCTTGTACGTGCATTTAACCACGCCTGAAACTAAGTGCGCAACAAAGCTGCTTCTATGTGTAAAATAATCCTGAACCACGATTGACATACGTTTTATGGGATGTTTTATCTAGGCTGTACTATATTAGAGTCTAATAGATTTTTcatgtaatttttctatttcattttcaattaaaagttgTGATTAAAATACACTAGTGAGAACTTATCTTTATCTATGGTCtctcattagaaaatcaaaagTTCCTACTTGGGGACGTGTCTGATCAAAGGGTGGTCAGGGGGTAAGAAAGAATTAGACAGTTATACTGATTGACACAACTATTGAAATTTAGGATtttgggcatggtgtccctagacCCATTGTTTTAAGATCCTAACTTCATAATACTTATGGAGCCTGTTGTTGGTGACCTTCCTTAGGTACAGTAAAACCCGCTTAATCCGGATAAGCTTAATCCAGATTTCTGTCCATTTGTAAATTgatatacaagaaaatgacgTTTATTCTGAATATCCCATAAACCTCAAAATATCTCAATTTAGCGGGTTCTACTGCACATgcaatatttcattatctagGCAAAGTTAAAGTCCTAAACAAACACCTGTGTGAAGGTCTTTTTAGGGACCATCCATTTAGTACATACACAAAAATCTGCTGATGTATGAATTAATGAggattgtttatttcatttttagaattCCATTCGCCATAATTTATCACTCAACAAGTGTTTTGAAAAAGTTCCACGTCGTAAAGATGAACCAGGTAAAGGAGGATTTTGGCGTATCAACCCTGAATACAGTGATATGTTAGTAAATGGCATCTATAAAAAGCGAAGAACCAGTACTCGGGAAAATATCCAACCAGTGAAAAGGATAAAGAAGGAGGTCATTGAAGA includes:
- the LOC141903083 gene encoding forkhead box protein J1-A-like; this translates as MPILARDHLAVKLRQNWLARTPAESNSIAGNLDDSLTSLNWLHNLNIMKIAVPTPPSSPIPKIEGAQDYNVKVNPNSILNIGVPLSQDTAPCMPMYDKIDYKTNPYVKPPYSYATLICMAMKETNKMKITLSDIYHWITENYMYYRMADPSWQNSIRHNLSLNKCFEKVPRRKDEPGKGGFWRINPEYSDMLVNGIYKKRRTSTRENIQPVKRIKKEVIEDDSNSSLTDFQRTLSNIKSESVDLLERVKNPADVGLNELKGDFCWNALLNQDIEVNGIRMKAEDILNSSESENVYNISPTSPISAMSPPHSEHNSDSGLEDIWDFNGDNHNDAPLDLTTSGSPLDLTVQGIGIKAPDGWLNDSLSYGLRHSGNRSGLSTPIAPSPSIDDTFSSHPWEESRLDFDEAIASFDMDTLFDISSIPLPSV